In Micropterus dolomieu isolate WLL.071019.BEF.003 ecotype Adirondacks linkage group LG09, ASM2129224v1, whole genome shotgun sequence, the DNA window TTGTCTCACGACCCCTCAGATTTGTCCTGCAACCCCTTATGGGGCTCCAAACCTCAGGGATGGGAACTACTGGTTTAGATGATTTGGCTAAACTGCTGTTTTTTGACATCTCAGCAATTAATATACTGTCATTATAACTCATATAATTACCATTAAAAGCCAAGAAAATAAGACCTTTTAGCTTATAGCTTTTCTGAAGCTTTTGATTGTATCACATGATCTCCATCTGTAGATGTAAGGTGAATGCACTCTGAACTTCAATATCATCTTCTTTAAAGCTGTAGAATAGATATGTATGAAAAAAACTTTGGTGACAGGGTACCTACCTGTTACCTTGTTCCTGTTTTTGGCTGGTAGCACCTGCCACAGAGGCAGATTACTATGCAGTTACCCTCTAATTtagtcataaaaaaaacatcggGCAGACTGAAAATGTGACCTGATGATGGAGCTAAAAAAAAGGTTAGAGGataaccatccatccatccatcttcatccgcttatccggggtcggatCGCGgtggcagcagctccagcaggagaccccaaacttctctttcccgggccacattaaccagctctgtcTGGGGGATCctgaggcgttcccaggccagtgtggagatataatctctccacctagtcctgggtcctcaccctatctctaagggagaaaccagccacccgcctgaggaaacccattttggCTGCTTGTACCCGCGaatccaccggtttcctgctgagaaccatggactcagatttagaggtgctaatcctcatcccaactgcTTCACACTCAGCTGCGAACcaatccagtgagagctgaaggtcacagaccgatgatgccatctggaccacatcatctgcaaaaagcagtgacaagatcccaagcccaccaaaccgcaacCCCTCACCACCACGACTACGCCttgatatcctgtccatgaatatcacaatcAAAGCacagccctggcgaaggccaaccctcacctggaaagagtacgacttactgccgagtactcaaaaacagctctcgctttggatgtacggggattggatagccctgacaAGGGACCCCCTCACCCCATAttcccgcagcacctcccacagtatctcccaaGCCCATTCCAgtatccttgtgagagtaaatgtaaatgctccgtacttgtatagtgcctttctagtcttttcgaccactcttttacactacatctgcattcaccagtcatacactgagcctaagtgctcaaacggaaactaacattcacacacattcatacactggcggaacagccgccaggggcaaatcggggttcagtatcttgcccaaggacacttcgacacgcaaccaggNNNNNNNNNNNNNNNNNNNNNNNNNNNNNNNNNNNNNNNNNNNNNNNNNNNNNNNNNNNNNNNNNNNNNNNNNNNNNNNNNNNNNNNNNNNNNNNNNNNNcttttatttttcagctgtCCATCATGAATCCATCACTGTTATATTATGTGTGACATTTCAGGTGttctcattttcatgttttacctgcaaataaagtggtttagatgCATGGGTCCCAATGTTTTTGGCTTGTAAcccttttaaattaaaacttgGGAACCCCTTGTCACAGGTTACTTGTGTATGAATTCTcagtattttacaataaaaggCAAAGATTAGTCTGAATTAGTCACAATTTTTTAATTGTCTCACGACCCCTCAGATTTGTCCTGCAACCCCTTATGGGGCTCCAAACCTCAGGGATGGGAACTACTGGTTTAGATGATTTGGCTAAACTGCTGTTTTTTGACATCTCAGCAATTAATATACTGTCATTATAACTCATATAATTACCATTAAAAGCCAAGAAAATAAGACCTTTTAGCTTATAGCTTTTCTGAAGCTTTTGATTGTATCACATGATCTCCATCTGTAGATGTAAGGTGAATGCACTCTGAACTTCAATATCATCTTCTTTAAAGCTGTAGAATAGATATGTATGAAAAAAACTTTGGTGACAGGGTACCTACCTGTTACCTTGTTCCTGTTTTTGGCTGGTAGCACCTGCCACAGAGGCAGATTACTATGCAGTTACCCTCTAATTtagtcataaaaaaaacatcggGCAGACTGAAAATGTGACCTGATGATGGAGCTAAAAAAAAGGTTAGAGGataaccatccatccatccatcttcatccgcttatccggggtcggatCGCGgtggcagcagctccagcaggagaccccaaacttctctttcccgggccacattaaccagctctgtcTGGGGGATCctgaggcgttcccaggccagtgtggagatataatctctccacctagtcctgggtcctcaccctatctctaagggagaaaccagccacccgcctgaggaaacccattttggCTGCTTGTACCCGCGaatccaccggtttcctgctgagaaccatggactcagatttagaggtgctaatcctcatcccaactgcTTCACACTCAGCTGCGAACcaatccagtgagagctgaaggtcacagaccgatgatgccatctggaccacatcatctgcaaaaagcagtgacaagatcccaagcccaccaaaccgcaacCCCTCACCACCACGACTACGCCttgatatcctgtccatgaatatcacaatcAAAGCacagccctggcgaaggccaaccctcacctggaaagagtacgacttactgccgagtactcaaaaacagctctcgctttggatgtacggggattggatagccctgacaAGGGACCCCCTCACCCCATAttcccgcagcacctcccacagtatctcccaaGCCCATTCCAgtatccttgtgagagtaaatgtaaatgctccgtacttgtatagtgcctttctagtcttttcgaccactcttttacactacatctgcataagtgctcaaacggaaactaacattcacacacattcatacactgagcctaagtgctcaaacggaaactaacattcacacacattcatacactggcggaacagccgccaggggcaaatcggggttcagtatcttgcccaaggacacttcgacacgcaaccagggggagccagggattgaaccgacgaccttccgattaacggccaacccgctctacctcctgagccacagccgagTAAAGAGCCGGTTTCGGTTGTTCCACGACCTggacgaaaaccgcattgttcctcttcaatcCGAGGTTCGACTATCGGCCGAACCCTCCtttccagcaccttggagtagactttaccacCGAGGCTGAGAAGTATGATgcccctgtaattggcacacactctctggtccccctttttgaacaggggaaccacaaCCCCAGTCTGtcactccttgggcactgtacccgacttccacacaatgttaaagagacttgtcatccaagacagcccctccacacccaaagcttttagcatttctgggagGATCTCATCAAcccctggggctttgccactgtggagttgtttgactacctcagtaaTCGCCATCAGggcctccagctctgcctctactagagagttggatttaggagttcctcaaagtgtttcTTCCACTGCCCAATTACCTCCTCAGTTGAAGTCAAGAGagtcccatccttactgtacagAGTTTGGATAACCaaagttattaaaattcatCCTGTGGGGAACATAAATGTGTTAACCAAATTTCATGACCAACCATCCAATACTTGTAGAAATGTTTTACACTAAACCACAAATGTACAgatcatggtggtgctagaggaaaagtcaagggattACCAaagaattcatcctctggggaccatggtAATCACAGtaatccatcaaatagttgaGAAATGTCAGTATGAAACAAAGAGGTGGACTGACTGACAAACAATCACATTcctaaaggaaaaaaaatatcacTTCCTATGGAGCTTTCACCCACATTCATCATCCGCTGACGGAGTTTGTTCtgaaccattttgttttttgtattttgttttttgtaatgagGTGTAatgaacactgcagcctctaGGGGTGTCAGGCAAGGCTTTAGACTTTCTGAACCATCGACTGGTCTTTTTTATCAAGCCCTCATTAACTTTTCACCTGAGTGAAAACTGCTGCCATCACAGTGGACACTGTCCACAAGGCAGTTGCATAACCAAAATTAAAACTAATGGCGGTGCCTCAAGAAAAGTGGCTGTGCCAACAGCTGAAGTACAAAGTGACAAAGCTAAACCACTATTTTGTTAGTTATGCTCTAAACCAGGGATTCCCAAAGTGTGGTGCACGCACCCCTTGAGGTGCTTGAGCTGCCAGCATAGACTGTATTTAAGAAGTGGATgcagtcatcgtgacgtcacctgttggtttgtggactgctgtcttgaagccttgagtttggccgaGTTTTTGAAACTAGCAAAAatacgtgaccatatttggacgagacggtggagctaacggccgtgtgcagAACTAACTAGTttgctagcttgcttagctaggtgcatctgtaattcacggtaactgtcattttaacagtgtaaGTAACATGTGTGTTGGTAAACAATATTTTCCGGTTTTGTGTGCATAGTTTTaggcattatttattttttctgataTTGTTTGTGGGTCTAGTGTGTCCCTTTCTTATTCACTGCTCTCTGCGGACCATGCTCCCCCTCCCTCCACTGTAGCCACTTGGTGACATATGGTGGTACTTCTTACTGCCATGGGGAAGTGATGGAGGTCATGTTAAATAAATAGTGAAAGCACCGCCTTGCTTATTATCCCTCAATCAGTTACAGCCTGGGCCTTTCACAGCTGATATTAATCACTGATTTAATTAAGAGATTGAACTCAGAGATGGTTAAAAGTGAATTTACATATCATAccatgacatacagtatatcacaaATACTAATTACAGGTCGGTCCATTTGTATCTGTGCACTGAAGCTGACAATCTTTTTTCTAGTTTTGGTAACTAAAGAAGTATTGATACAGGATGTAAGACTCCGGTCAAACATAGCTAATGGGTAAGAAACAGTGCCTCATTTTGCTTTGAAACCACTTCAGTCTGCCTTATAGTGATAAGGACTCTGAGccagcttatagttagggctggctcagatgagtcctgaaccatcccttagttatgctgctataggcctagaccgccgggggatttcccatgatgcactgagctcctctctcctctactttctctccctctgtatgcaacctcatcccattattgcatgttactaacacaacttctcccctttccggtagtcttgtgctttctcgtctctctcctctctcctcctatcacttcctgcaggttttctggctctggagctgtggagtctggatctgtggctgcgggtcacctgctgcccccatgttcctgctcgacaacctctgctgcaacgactattgttgctagtcttattgttattattgttattataatcattaacattacgatggttaccattaacactactataaatatctgtaccatttttcatttagtctatagcaacatcacctttactgtctgtacctctgtgtgtatattgtgtaggctgcctccctctcctctctctccttccctccctctatttttctctctgttcctctcctgccctctcttgatatctctctctctccctctctctccccccccaaccggtcgaggcagatggccgcccaccctgagtcatggttctgctcgaggtttctgcctcttaaaggaagtttttccttgcctctgtctcctagtgctgctcttggtgggaactgttgggcttataataatatcacagagtatggtctagacctgcttttatgaaaagcgctgtgagataactgttgttgtgatttggcgctatataaataaaattcataTAGGAATGGAATGTAAGGCTAAATGATTAACAATGTCATTTAGATATCAGAAAGGTCTGGGTTCAAAGCAGCATTATATTTGGAACAGATGCTGTATGGTGCATGCCTGATTACCCTTTATTTCAAGGGGAAACCATTGTTTGAATTTGTGGGAGGAAATCGGTGGATCAAAAGCCGTGAGTCGACTTTTATAACCGCTCTAACACCCTCCCCAAGCTCATggcttttgtgtctgtgtagatTCTACTGTTGATATTTTCACCCCGACAATACTGACATCACCACTGAGGCTGAAAGAGGCATTGCTGATGTGAGCTCTGGCTGCATCTGCCGACTAGACATCCTTTTCCTTTCCTCCACGACCATGAGCTCACAACTGTATTTGTGCAAGGAAAGTTGACAAAGGAAACCAATTAGTGCCACCTTAAAGCACCTGCGGAGAAGCACGAGGACCCTCTTTATTGTCACAGTAAAAGAGACAACTACAGGAACACAGAGCCTGTACGCAGCTctttaatataatcaaaaatCTCTGCCTTTGAGTACCACTCTTCACTTGAAGCACTGACAGGTATTATATTAGTGGTCTGAATTCATCATTGTGCcttctgtttttcctttgtCCGAGCACATCTCTGCGGCCTGCTGCTTCACTTGCTGTCTTCCTGGATGTCAAACTGTCTGTTGGGTTTGGTGGATTCCAGCAGGAGTTCGTACAGTTGGCCTATCTGTTCTTCCTGGAAGTCGTTGAGTTTCCTTTCTGATAGGTCGGCCCCAAACTTGACTGCGCTGGGTCCCTTCCCCGCTGACTCCAGAACCTGGGTCTGCACGGTGTCCTTGTAGTTCTGTGGGGGGAGAGGGGCACTGAACATATGGTTCAACATTACAACAAAAATTTAAGTGAGAATGTAGTCTACCCTTTATAAAAAGATAAGTCTGTGACCTGCagaccagtggcctgtactacgaagggagttaaACCTACTCAGATTCGACTCCGGGTTATCAAGCAAACTCTGGGTAACAAACTCTGATCGGACACTGGTGCAACAGAACAAACAACTgtgaataagatgttggttagtcggtgttaacttaattgtaGTTGGTGCGCGTTCACTTAAAAGGGGTGTGTTCAGCAGTGAAGGCAGGGTATGAGGAGTGTAAAGAAACGTTAACAGCAAAATCTAACACTGTGGTGGCCAACAAATCCAGGTTAGGCTTGTTGGCAGTGTACATTTGTAGTTAACTTAACAGTGATTAAGATGTAAAAGGTACAGCTGTATATTAGGTCCACTATAATAAAACCAGCCAGGAGCCAGGGGAGTGGGCTAATAATCtgagaaaaaactgaaaaatgatctcaaatctacaagtaaaaaatctgaatattCTCTTAAATTATAGTCagacatttatgagagaaaatagtgttgttttttggtCAAAGAACCAAATCGCTTCATTTTGCAAGGCtgcagcatcacacacacacacacacacacacgccctgtATTACGCATGCAGTGAAAAATAATATAGCCTTCTTTGCAGtcagatttagcagtgaggaaatactcatGATTTCAGCCTACAGTTACCATATTATCATATGCATTGGGATTTTgctgtgaaaatattttgttaagtGGTATTAATTGATCTCATTAACACTGAATACTGTAGTACGAGTTAatcgggaagttacacctgacatcacaaagttactcctgaagttacctgaaTAAGCCAGTTAtctcgcttcgtagtacaggccactgctTTATGGTTGTAACACCAAGGAATACTGCTAACATGTATTTTGTGTGAGCGTGcgtgtatccaaagcctgatatacagtggggagaacaagtatttgatacactgctgattttgcaggttttcctgcAAAATCACCAacatgcattttattgcatgacataagtatttgatcacctaccaaccagtaagaattccggctctcacagacctgttagttcttctttaagaatccctcctgttctcctctcATTActtgtattaactgcacctgtttgaacttgttacctgtataaaagacacctgtccacacactcaatcaaacagaNNNNNNNNNNNNNNNNNNNNNNNNNNNNNNNNNNNNNNNNNNNNNNNNNNNNNNNNNNNNNNNNNNNNNNNNNNNNNNNNNNNNNNNNNNNNNNNNNNNNAAGCCAAGTATGTGTATTATTAAGTAAGTATAAAGCAAATGTTAAGTACTAACTATGAAAAAGCTGCCCCTGTTTGTCAAAGATGAGCATATGCTGTGTCAGCAGAATGCTTAATCCTCTGCCCATTGTCAAGCGAACTCTGCTGCCACCCGCCAGACCCATAAGACCCTCCTGGCATCACTTGTCACCACATACTTAGTTTACTTTATTAGTCGGCGAACATTAATCTCACACAAGGAGCAGAAGCACAGACATACCAGAGgtagacacagaaacacaactaaTGCAATTACGACAAATAAAGCATTATTAACAGGCCAGGTGGGGCTCAGACAAACATGAGGTCTTTGTCAGTCACCAGTTAAATTTCAGAGATCTTACTCCCCCTAACAGTTTACTAGCAGAAAGATTTTCAGTGACTGCATAGGTGAAAACTCTAACTCTAATCTGAATACAGTTTCCATTTCCTTCCAGCAGTCCCTTCCCGTTTACTGAAGCTGCTCTGCCACCGTGTGGTGACACTGGCGCTGCAGCCCTCCTTAGAGAACATAGAGACAACAGGTCAGAGTagagtctagacctgctctgtatgaaaagtgcattAAGATAACTTGTGTTAAATACCCTATCAATAACACTGAATTGAACCAGAAATTTTCCCCTTTAATGCATCCTTGTTCCTATGCCTATGCCTTGATACATCTCGTGGTTAGTGCGGGATATAAACACACAGCGCTTTCATTTCTCTGCCCCCCATTCTCTAACGCTAAATCAACCAAATGAAGCTGGAGCCTACATTCTGTTGGAAAACATGAAGTTTGTGTaaatttattgtaaaattaGTAAAAAGTTTGGATGCATGTTGTCACGTTATAACGGTGACGTTAAGGTGCCCTCCTCAACGTTCAGCTTTAATTCAGAGATAGTGAGCGCGAAGTGTTTTACCTCCCACTCTGCCATGAAGTTCTTCACCTCTTCGGTTGATGCAGTTTTATGCCTTCTGAACTCGTCTTTCACATACTGGTCACCGAGGGCTCTTAAATCTAACGGCAGGAACCGATGCAGGACCAGAATCTTCTTGTACAAGGAGCGGACTTTGGAGACATGAGCAGATGCCGCCATGAAGCAACGCTGGACGGAACAGttaaataaaactacaactaactattactgtaattcaaaaacacagacagacatagagGTGTTCAGAAACCAACATTCACAAGGATAGTTATTTAACACATGTCCTTGTTTATCCCGGAAATTAACCTTTTTCTTCTGCTTGGAAATTCACTAACAggtgcattactgccacctgctgAGCTGGAGCACTAGCTCGGCAGAAAAAAGGTccgttcgagatgactgcggctgcCTTTCGCCGACTTACAGTTGTGTTTAAAACAATAGCAGTGTCTTGAAAAAAGTCACTAAAGGCCCAAATCcttaaaaaagcttttttccATACACGCAAATGCATTGGGAACGAATCTAAAtcaaaacatgaagaaaaaaaatcatcaaattTGTCATTATTTCAAAGAAAATGAGGGAAAGGGAATAATATGCTATTCAAAAAAATACAAGTGTCTGCATATGTCTTTACAAACTCAAacatttactgtgtaaactaAATGCTTGAAGATTTAGCTTCCACATGAATCACTGAACCtataggtgtcatttactctGGGGATGCTGTGGACATGTCCCCTatactttttgaaatggctgattttgtccccatctcttttttaaagctaaattaatttatttttaaaaaaacgttctgaaatatagcttgcagataaagaacaaatgaaaatgcctttagaaaggtttatttgcacaataagaaaacatgcaatgcaattcaaatatagaagaaacaaatgtgcattgtccaaaaaaagtaacttaaaaaaacaaaaacaagctactgattataaaatgaaacaaaaaatatgcaATCAGCAATCAGTAactaacaacttcttgacaaagtttctttttggacaagttttccgttctctccccgTGAACAcgacaaaagaggaggaaagtctaaatcatgcctgcatgtgtgctgccTCAGCAGGGAAGAGAAAAGTGGATCTACAAGAGAAAcggatctgaaagcaacacagaatgcctgagagctgcactgcattatattctgttatgtttatatatattttttaaaataaaaacattctttgtttttgttgttcactgaagacatttgggctTAAGATCAaagagtatgagacaagagttcagaatttcagctctcatttcctggtattcacatctagatgtgttaagcAACTCAGGACATagcaccctttgtttgaacccacccattttttcAAGTGAGccaaactattggaacatgtgactgacagatgtttcttgttgcccaggtgttgcctttaaGGTTGAttgtttaaacattaaatagctctgcatgactagtcgaAGTTTTCATCCTtagttcaaacctataaagactgcatttcctgttaaagaggataaaccagcatgaagaccagagagctgtctatgggagaaaagcaagccactgtcaagctgagaaaagaaggaatatcgagcagagccattggacaaacattggacatagcaagcacaacaatttggaacgtcctgaaaaagaaagaaactactggtgtactgagcaacagacgtccaacaggtcggccaaggaaaacaacagtagttgatgacataaatatggtgagagctgtgaagaaaacccccaaaacatcaggaagtgacatcagcaacgacctccacggtgcagggtgaaggtatcacaatccactgttggaagaagactcagagagcagaaatctagaggccacaccacaagatgcaaaccgctcatcagcaggaagaatcggaaggccagattatAAATtcgcaaagaagtacagagatgagccgcaaaagttctggaacacaatcttatggactgatgagaccaagattaatctctagcaaagtgatggaaaggccaaagtgtggagaaagaaaggaactgcttatgatccgaagcatccaagctcatctgtgaaNNNNNNNNNNNNNNNNNNNNNNNNNNNNNNNNNNNNNNNNNNNNNNNNNNNNNNNNNNNNNNNNNNNNNNNNNNNNNNNNNNNNNNNNNNNNNNNNNNNNccccgaaacaaacaagaactgaaagaagctgcggtaaaagcctggaatagcatcacaaatgaagaatgcaacagtttggtgatgtcgatgggtcgcagacTTGAGACAGctttattgcaagcaagggttctgccaccaaatattaaattatttagttatttactttaagattatttattccaacttcctgttggcaccatggaaccctccatgcaggctttggtcggcttcactgttccAACTCTGGCTTGCCCCCCTGCACATCTGGTACCTACACCAGTCTACAGATACAGACGCTCCTGCAATAGCCTGGATAATTAAATACTGGAGGAATACATATGAAGTATGTTAGTACGTCAGTAACATTTTGCAGATGCAATGTCAGAAGCAAAAGTTCACAATATTTCCTCATTGTGTTGATAAAAGAAGTTTCTGGTTGGCATTACCTTGCCTCCAAAACAAATTTTCTGTTGCAAATTACTAGTATAAAGACACAACTTATTTAGACTGGGGTTGCTGGACAATACAATTGCAGCCCCaccttcagaatcagaatcagttttattgccaggtatgtgtacacatatgaggaatttgactcaggattgttcattgctcacgatgtgcttactcgtacaaaaataccataacacaatgataaaataataataaaataaaatcagacacaactacagtatagacaacactaacatacacacaaaacaatatagacatattcaCAAAttgtgcagtgcagtgcagagagcaAAGGATGCAAGcttaaactattattctcattatgtacatgttgaaggtggatatgatatacaggtacacatacatgcatacatgtacacatgtacacagtgtgatggaacatagtgcaaaggatgctggaaaaaataaataagacctatgaccttatgacctaaGGTAGGTGTactggtatacagtatatatgacatagtatgaacagcactgaaatagagaatggtgaaaaaataaataataagtggaaaccagtaaacgggtgctgattagaggcagagttactgggttattgcacaggaattgatCCTGACAgagtgagtcagaaatcagctgttcatcagagggacggcttgtgggaagaaactgcttctgagTCTGGTGGTTTTGGCGtgcagtgctctgtagcgcctaccagaggggaggagctggaacaggttgtgtccggggtgagatggatctgcagtgatgtttcctgctcGTTTCCTGctcgtttcctgactctggaaatgtataagtcctgaatggtgccagacttctttttgcaaccagaagagtcgccccctgctggagtttcaatagaatgcaggtttcagggacttctgCATCGGCTTCATATTGTCGACCGGAAGCTTTCCGCTTGATATACGCACGCACGcccgcgcacacacacactcacacacacacacacacacacacacacacacacaccccgttTGTTAAGGATGTGTCCCGGGGACGATCTCTGGCTAGCATACAGAAACATGTTGGTCTGGGAAGAAAACTGGGTGGGTGACGGAAGACAGAGACAGTCATTACCTGTCTAATGTAATGTGCGTGTAATGGTATAGAGACCATTCAACATGTGCTGGTTGAGTGTAGAGGCTATGTGGAGGCGAGGAGGAAAATAGCAGCAGTTGTAGAGAAAGCTAAGCTTAAGTTCACTGTCGAGAACCTCCTTGGGGATAAAGCATGGGGAATATCTAAGCACCTCATTAAATATCTGAAAGATACGGGATTAATGGAAAGGATATAGCttttcaattttaattttttaatttttttgtttgtttgtttttgtttcatttgtttatttgctttttatgtTAGTCtgttccacactccagtccGGTAGGTGGCGATAATGCTCCTAAATGCTGGTTGCCAACTGccatggagggcaggttggcaccgatgattttttctgcagtcctgactgtccgttgtagtctgctcctgtcctttttggtggcagatccaaaccagacagtgatggaggtgcagaggacagactggatgatggctgtgtagaactggatcagcagctccttaggcaggttcctgagctgacacaggaagtacatcctctgctgggcctacttgatgatggtgtcagtgttgggctcccatttcaggtcctg includes these proteins:
- the sdhaf3 gene encoding succinate dehydrogenase assembly factor 3, mitochondrial isoform X1; translated protein: MAASAHVSKVRSLYKKILVLHRFLPLDLRALGDQYVKDEFRRHKTASTEEVKNFMAEWENYKDTVQTQVLESAGKGPSAVKFGADLSERKLNDFQEEQIGQLYELLLESTKPNRQFDIQEDSK
- the sdhaf3 gene encoding succinate dehydrogenase assembly factor 3, mitochondrial isoform X2, with translation MAASAHVSKVRSLYKKILVLHRFLPLDLRALGDQYVKDEFRRHKTASTEEVKNFMAEWECPSPPTELQGHRADPGSGVSGEGTQRSQVWGRPIRKETQRLPGRTDRPTVRTPAGIHQTQQTV